The following are from one region of the Etheostoma spectabile isolate EspeVRDwgs_2016 chromosome 15, UIUC_Espe_1.0, whole genome shotgun sequence genome:
- the LOC116702542 gene encoding uncharacterized protein LOC116702542 (The sequence of the model RefSeq protein was modified relative to this genomic sequence to represent the inferred CDS: added 53 bases not found in genome assembly): protein MQKGKSSCPTNTSSTTCVPNAGNLPGQEVPVFQTNTPSTSQVPPTTAPIYNLRPSTRKGPGHRRFLAQLRNPVAQSFTKEVILLPDHTSTNVPRRASKAWLFENGHIKSALEFGCDWDSGKVMQAITAAFQPVVEGCRLQILMPCHNRLVEPSLSSNQTLSGRLLKKLFHQKSIYVRPDKVILSEEKESTCSDGDQAGSLDFAQSSDSDNCVTGSVGDISKEVVSSIATVEAQSLFNDSPSISSGDQVIWCVATQNICTNEPSISVDTATMSTSAPVITIDETLTLSSGSSSISSGNTHGLPIGPTANASGDTHWFSAHNTSAVSHGPTQPSTSYSTYLDLFEEEYLSDDPDLQEAISRSLDSSASESDLKKTSEIIMEQIASRVNNDSTVRFNIIRRNVWDGASRAMGRSNFSPEKKVDVKFTDDYGISEGAVDNGGPTREFFRLCLHEIKDNIGIFEGPPNAKVLTCNSKAMKDNGYFYAGQIMAMSIAHGGQSPCFLSELLYECLQKGPDNVKVKTEHITDEETRSQVQSILEAETDSQLQEAVAQAAILISLAGHNVRITLENKQETALDLAHWYVLQRTRAPFERFRDGLTSLGVLDAIQKYPLQIKSLFVKPEKSLTAADVENLLQISHSERGSNAFREECRTLAFWQDYLQDAEIENDVSLEDILVFFTGCDSIPALGFSPKPSLEFITHSRFPVANTCENILRIPVYAVYTDFKSNMDFAIRNSPGFGRA, encoded by the exons GCCAAACGCAGGGAACCTCCCAGGACAGGAAGTTCCTGTTTTTCAGACAAACACGCCTTCAACCTCACAGGTGCCCCCTACAACAGCCCCTATCTACAATCTTCGCCCATCCACCCGAAAGGGCCCAGGACACAGGAG GTTTCTGGCACAATTAAGAAATCCAGTGGCTCAGTCTTTTACCAAAGAGGTAATTCTTCTGCCAGACCATACATCTACAAATGTGCCAAGGCGTGCCAGCAAAGCTtggctttttgaaaatggacaTATAAAATCTGCATTGGAATTTGGCTGTGACTGGGACTCTGGCAAAGTAATGCAGGCAATAACGGCAGCCTTCCAGCCTGTTGTGGAGGGATGCAG GTTACAAATCTTGATGCCATGCCACAACAGACTAGTTGAGCCATCCCTCAGCTCCAATCAGACTTTGAGTGGacgccttttaaaaaaattgtttcatcAGAAGTCCATATATGTCAGGCCTGACAAGGTCATTTTAAGTGAGGAGAAAGAATCT ACATGTTCTGATGGAGACCAGGCAGGGAGCCTTGATTTCGCTCAGTCATCGGACAGTGACAATTGTG TCACTGGCAGCGTTGGTGACATTTCCAAAGAAGTTGTCTCTTCTATCGCCACTGTTGAGGCCCAGTCCCTCTTCAATGATTCCCCTTCCATCTCCAGTGGTGATCAAGTTATCTGGTGTGTTGCCACCCAAAATATTTGCACCAATGAACCTTCCATCTCAGTTGACACCGCCACCATGTCCACTAGTGCTCCTGTCATCACTATTGATGAGACTCTCACCCTGTCCAGTGGCTCCTCTTCCATCTCCAGTGGCAACACCCATGGCTTGCCGATTGGTCCCACAGCCAATGCTAGTGGTGACACGCATTGGTTCTCTGCTCATAACACCTCTGCTGTGTCCCACGGTCCCACCCAACCCAGCACATCCTACAG tacaTACCTTGACCTGTTTGAGGAAGAATACCTCTCTGATGACCCTGATCTACAGGAAGCCATTTCAAGGTCTTTAGATTCCAGTGCAAGTGAGAG TGATTTAAAGAAGACTTCAGAGATAATAATGGAGCAGATTGCTTCTCGAGTAAATAATGACAGCACTGTACGCTTCAATATCATAAGAAGAAATGTGTGGGATGGAGCATCCAGAGCCATGGGCAGATCCAATTTTTCACCTGAGAAGAAGGTAGATGTTAAGTTCACCGATGACTATGGAATATCTGAGGGTGCTGTAGACAATGGAGGACCTACTCGGGAGTTTTTCCGACTCTGTCTACATGAAATCAAGGACAACATTGGCATCTTTGAGGGTCCCCCTAATGCTAAAGTCCTCACATGCAACTCCAAAG CGATGAAAGACAATGGATACTTCTACGCTGGCCAGATCATGGCAATGTCAATTGCCCATGGGGGGCAGAGTCCATGTTTCCTGTCTGAACTCTTGTATGAGTGTCTTCAAAAGGGTCCAGACAACGTAAAGGTCAAAACTGAACACATTACTGATGAAGAAACAAGGTCACAGGTGCAGTCG aTCTTAGAGGCTGAGACTGATTCACAACTGCAGGAGGCAGTTGCACAGGCAGCCATCTTGATCAGTCTTGCTGGTCACAATGTTCGCATAACACTGGAAAACAAACAAGAGACTGCTTTGGACTTGGCTCACTGGTATGTCCTCCAGCGAACACGTGCACCTTTTGAAAG GTTCAGAGATGGGTTAACATCTCTAGGTGTCCTAGATGCTATCCAGAAATACCCTCTAcaaataaagagcctttttgtGAAGCCCGAAAAGAGTTTAACAGCTGCTGATGTGGAGAATCTCCTCCAGATCTCACACTCTGAAAGAGGGAGTAATGCATTCCGAGAAGAGTGCCGGACCCTGGCTTTCTGGCAAGACTATCTTCAGGATGCTGAAA ttgAAAATGATGTCTCTCTGGAGGATATTCTTGTTTTCTTCACTGGATGTGACAGCATTCCAGCACTGGGTTTCTCTCCGAAGCCAAGCCTTGAGTTCATCACCCACTCCCGATTTCCAGTGGCCAATACTTGCGAAAATATTCTTCGCATACCAGTTTATGCAGTATACACTGATTTTAAATCTAACATGGACTTTGCCATACGCAATTCACCAGGATTTGGAAGAGCGTGA